CCAAATGCTAATAACTGGCAAAAAACGGCCATTTTGTTTCGTTCTGAAACAAGAAAAACCCCTAAACCGGGGCAAAAAAGGCGTGTTTCATATTAAAACACTCTGTGTAGGAGGGGAGGGGGAGGCATCCCCCTGCCTTCAGCCTTGCCCCTCTTTGCGTCGTTCAAGAGCGTTCCTTTTCACGTCACCCTGGAGCGCAGCGATAGGGGCCAGGGCAAGTCTTCCGTCACCCCCTCGTGCGGGCGCTCGCCGCCCCGCAACGCCCCGGCATCTCCTTTTCTATCCGAGAAAGGCGAGTTTATCAAAAGCGCTCCGGCTTGTCTTGGCATAAAAAAGAGCGAGTCTTTGTCAAGATTCGCTCCGTGTGAAATCAGGTGGCGCTTATGCGGCTACTTATTGAAATTTCTGTTCCTTATAAACATCAGGCCAAAAGAGGATGTTTTCAGGCCAACCATGAGAGTTTCTCTTAATAATTGATGTCTTATTTTGTATCTACGCTATTTTTAATACACCTAACAGAAAGTCCGGTTGCTTTATACGTATCGTCCACATAAACATATCCATCGTTTTGCTTAAAAACCGCCGTATAAGACTCATATTCACTTTTTGGCATAGAAGACCATAAATAGGTCATACTTCCTAAAGTTAGATATTTTGGTGACGAAGCATTCCAATTACTATAACTTCCCGCATATAAAAGGGAAAAACCAAACGCATCCGTGCCATTAGGCTCCGATGTAGCAAGCAAATCCTTCCAATAATTCTTTGGACTGTATTTTTTCACATAAGCAACTAACTCAGATAATTCCGATGTATCCGGCAGATGCCAACCACTAGGGCAAATTCCTTGACGATTTTCCATATCTAAATCAGCACACCCTTCTTCCATATATCCACA
Above is a genomic segment from Fibrobacter sp. UWP2 containing:
- a CDS encoding FISUMP domain-containing protein, translated to MESSSSLTVVGKCKTSTEDKCIYGELYDERDGKTYKTVFMGTQEWMAENLNYSDSVASPNLQGGSWCYNNDDSNCDKYGRLYQWTAAIDTLESDCGYMEEGCADLDMENRQGICPSGWHLPDTSELSELVAYVKKYSPKNYWKDLLATSEPNGTDAFGFSLLYAGSYSNWNASSPKYLTLGSMTYLWSSMPKSEYESYTAVFKQNDGYVYVDDTYKATGLSVRCIKNSVDTK